In a genomic window of Methanosarcina horonobensis HB-1 = JCM 15518:
- a CDS encoding DEAD/DEAH box helicase family protein has product MKLPDTLDSEINEEETREKLIDPEIAKWWLKPYVKEEVNIIKSDFKRKSYVIADGVYKSGEKYIDYLLLDEDLSPLAIIEAKRYAKHPEEGRIQARTYAKDIENEMGIIIPIFLTNGKEWKFIDFDGQERKVGGLFSQKDLSRRRKLHTERRDLIKYGVNTGIVDRKKSVTIVEILNKHFSEGCQRALVHMATGTGKTRVAMAICDSLLECNYIRNALFIADRSVLVTQAKTKGFEKHFEDTTVDLRDGFTKTASLYVTTVQTLMGKKGSRMYTRFSPGFFDLIIFDEAHRSYYDKNNVLMDYFDGLMIGLTATPRSNESKSTYDLFDCNDGAPTAEYSYNDAVKDGILVPYVAKIIETKILTEGISGRDLSDDLKDKIRKQEENPEELELEGAEFDQIFMDDKTNELIIHEFMRLCYKSDEGLPCKTIFFCASIDHAVHMKKVFDKVYPRLSKYVQVITSDIYRYEDEVRRFEHESEPRIALSVGVLDTGIDIPEICNLVFVKPVFSPVRFWQMIGRGTRNQKSCTHLEWLPNRTKENFLILDFVIGGHSNVEFHKDFKATTGDIIKINPIALIFSNRVGLLGKSLDKEQNEIISRRIIEMIDDLDYDAPHVQRKKIMIDKIKKNPFSLSTYINDLHTEIAPLVAFSCGGDPKVVAFILKVEELYSYILENNFEGIGELKEYVIEVATNILQKDSLHEVRDNKTKIVSMMQDKFWEGLTFSKVDLLVKELAPLVKYYEPEKGRKLQIDAPDEIRGVRDFEFEIHDGAEIKPGSDVTDFLESNPIAKKISLGEGVTSEELMKLEKQLTEIRSDITIENIQKKSGVDYLEFLRKLLGVSFEISPAKVMRNQFRKEVFGDGYRTTQQQNVLEIAESVFIQKKSLVIGDFGQMPISQERPLEVFKPEELQDIVEKCSKIKMY; this is encoded by the coding sequence ATGAAACTTCCTGATACATTAGACTCCGAAATTAATGAAGAAGAAACACGGGAAAAATTAATTGATCCCGAGATCGCAAAATGGTGGTTAAAACCTTATGTTAAAGAAGAGGTCAATATTATAAAATCGGATTTTAAAAGAAAATCATATGTTATAGCTGATGGAGTCTATAAATCAGGTGAAAAATATATCGACTATCTCCTTCTTGATGAAGACTTGTCTCCTCTTGCGATCATAGAAGCTAAAAGGTATGCAAAACATCCTGAAGAGGGGCGGATACAGGCCAGGACCTATGCCAAAGATATTGAAAATGAAATGGGTATCATCATACCTATTTTTCTGACAAATGGGAAAGAATGGAAGTTTATTGATTTTGATGGTCAGGAAAGAAAAGTAGGTGGTTTATTCTCTCAAAAAGATCTTAGTCGAAGACGAAAACTGCACACAGAGAGGAGAGACCTAATCAAATATGGCGTTAATACTGGGATAGTTGATAGGAAGAAAAGCGTCACAATTGTTGAAATTTTGAATAAGCACTTCTCAGAAGGATGTCAAAGAGCCTTAGTGCATATGGCTACTGGCACAGGTAAAACTCGTGTTGCCATGGCTATATGTGACAGCCTGCTGGAATGCAATTACATTCGCAATGCACTTTTTATAGCCGATAGATCAGTTCTGGTGACACAGGCAAAAACCAAAGGATTTGAGAAACACTTTGAAGATACTACTGTTGATTTAAGGGACGGATTTACGAAGACCGCCAGCTTGTACGTCACCACTGTCCAGACATTAATGGGCAAAAAAGGAAGCAGGATGTATACCAGGTTCAGCCCAGGATTTTTTGACCTGATTATCTTTGATGAAGCTCACCGATCTTACTATGACAAGAACAATGTTCTCATGGATTATTTTGACGGGCTTATGATTGGATTAACTGCTACTCCCAGGTCAAACGAATCAAAAAGTACCTACGATCTTTTTGACTGCAATGACGGTGCGCCGACTGCAGAGTACTCGTACAATGATGCAGTAAAAGATGGAATTCTCGTCCCTTATGTTGCTAAAATTATCGAAACCAAAATCTTGACAGAAGGGATTAGCGGACGAGATTTATCCGATGATCTCAAAGATAAAATTCGAAAACAGGAAGAGAACCCTGAGGAACTAGAACTTGAGGGAGCGGAGTTTGATCAAATTTTCATGGATGACAAGACAAACGAACTTATTATTCACGAGTTCATGAGACTCTGCTACAAATCAGATGAAGGTCTACCCTGTAAGACTATATTCTTCTGTGCAAGTATTGACCACGCTGTCCATATGAAAAAAGTGTTCGATAAGGTATACCCAAGATTGAGCAAATATGTACAGGTAATTACATCTGATATATACAGGTATGAGGACGAAGTGCGGAGGTTTGAGCACGAGTCTGAACCGAGAATTGCACTCTCCGTAGGGGTTCTCGACACAGGCATAGATATCCCTGAAATCTGCAACCTTGTTTTTGTGAAACCTGTATTTTCACCCGTTCGTTTCTGGCAGATGATTGGACGTGGGACCAGAAACCAGAAATCTTGTACTCACCTGGAATGGCTGCCCAACCGCACTAAAGAAAACTTCCTCATACTGGATTTCGTGATTGGTGGACATTCCAATGTAGAGTTCCATAAAGATTTCAAGGCAACAACAGGGGATATAATAAAAATTAATCCCATTGCCCTGATATTCTCAAACAGGGTGGGGTTACTTGGCAAGAGCCTAGACAAAGAACAAAACGAAATCATTTCAAGGCGCATTATTGAGATGATCGATGATCTTGATTACGATGCACCACATGTTCAGCGTAAAAAGATCATGATTGATAAAATAAAAAAGAATCCGTTTAGCCTGAGCACATACATAAACGATTTGCATACTGAGATTGCGCCTCTGGTGGCATTTAGCTGTGGTGGGGATCCCAAAGTAGTGGCATTTATCCTGAAAGTTGAAGAATTGTACTCTTATATCCTGGAGAACAATTTTGAAGGCATTGGTGAACTGAAAGAGTACGTGATCGAGGTTGCAACGAATATCCTTCAAAAAGACAGTCTGCATGAGGTTCGTGATAATAAAACCAAGATCGTCTCGATGATGCAAGATAAGTTCTGGGAAGGTCTCACGTTTAGTAAGGTGGATTTGCTGGTCAAGGAACTTGCCCCTCTTGTGAAATATTACGAGCCTGAAAAAGGTCGAAAATTACAGATTGATGCACCAGATGAAATCAGAGGTGTAAGGGACTTTGAATTTGAAATACATGATGGTGCTGAAATTAAACCTGGTTCAGATGTTACTGATTTTCTAGAATCAAACCCAATTGCAAAGAAAATTTCCCTGGGTGAAGGAGTAACTTCAGAGGAATTGATGAAACTTGAAAAACAGCTTACAGAGATCCGCTCGGATATCACAATCGAAAATATCCAGAAAAAGAGTGGTGTTGATTATCTGGAATTTTTGAGAAAGCTACTTGGAGTTTCTTTCGAAATAAGTCCAGCTAAAGTTATGAGGAATCAATTCAGAAAGGAAGTTTTTGGTGATGGTTATCGTACCACACAACAACAAAACGTGCTAGAAATTGCTGAAAGTGTATTCATACAGAAAAAATCTCTTGTAATCGGAGATTTTGGACAAATGCCAATATCCCAGGAAAGACCTTTAGAGGTATTCAAACCCGAAGAATTGCAGGACATCGTGGAAAAATGTAGTAAAATAAAGATGTATTGA
- a CDS encoding type I restriction-modification system subunit M, translating to MLDPTLKSNIAKLWNKFWSGGISNPLTAIEQISYLLFMKRLEDEDTQRINDALLNNSSYESTFKGHEKYKWSNWADDRAKDSLKLVRDEIFPFLKELGDENSLYRKYMKDATFVIPTGALLSEAVKIINELHIKEQNLDTQGDIYEFILDELRTAGKNGQFRTPKHIRDMMVDIAQPKIGERACDPACGTAGFLVSIMRHILEEHTSPNFIEVDEFGNRSNFKADKLSNKEWDKLLNDTLYGSEIDPTMIKISLMNLMMHGIRGPHISQRNSLTECTKEKGKYDLILANPPFKGSIDVDEIKTKFSISTSKTELLFLELMYDLLTIGGKCAVIVPDGVLFGSTNAHREIRKKMMDKCRLDAVISMPSGVFKPYAGVSTGVLFFTKGEPTENVWFYDMTADGFSLDDKRTFIDGKGDIPDIIEKFQKRYENDFTDRTAKCFFVSADEIRENNYDLSISKYKEIKYEEVEYEPLDKLYQRWQTDEQAIRTKMESLKQNFSGLFESQK from the coding sequence ATGTTAGACCCAACTCTAAAATCAAACATTGCAAAACTGTGGAATAAATTTTGGAGTGGTGGGATTTCTAACCCACTTACTGCAATTGAACAGATTTCATATCTTCTCTTCATGAAGAGACTCGAAGATGAAGACACACAACGAATAAACGACGCACTGCTAAACAACTCCTCGTACGAGTCCACATTCAAAGGTCATGAGAAATATAAGTGGTCTAACTGGGCAGATGACAGAGCTAAAGACTCATTAAAACTCGTGAGGGACGAAATCTTTCCGTTCTTAAAGGAGCTGGGAGACGAAAATTCCCTTTACAGGAAATACATGAAAGATGCGACATTTGTAATTCCTACAGGTGCCCTGCTATCTGAAGCTGTAAAAATAATAAACGAGCTTCATATAAAAGAACAGAACCTCGATACTCAAGGAGATATCTACGAATTTATCCTTGATGAGCTCCGAACTGCGGGTAAAAACGGACAGTTCAGAACACCAAAACATATCAGAGATATGATGGTTGATATTGCACAGCCAAAAATCGGAGAAAGGGCGTGTGATCCAGCCTGTGGGACAGCAGGATTTCTTGTCTCAATAATGAGGCACATTCTTGAGGAACACACATCTCCAAACTTTATTGAAGTTGATGAATTCGGCAACAGATCAAACTTCAAAGCAGACAAACTTAGCAATAAAGAATGGGATAAACTTCTCAATGACACTCTGTATGGATCAGAGATAGATCCCACGATGATTAAAATATCTCTAATGAACCTTATGATGCATGGCATAAGGGGACCGCATATATCTCAAAGAAATAGCCTTACAGAATGTACTAAAGAAAAAGGGAAGTATGATCTGATTCTCGCTAATCCTCCGTTCAAAGGGAGCATTGATGTAGACGAGATTAAAACCAAATTCAGTATAAGTACCTCTAAAACCGAACTGCTCTTCCTGGAACTTATGTACGACTTGCTGACCATAGGTGGAAAGTGTGCAGTAATTGTTCCTGATGGCGTACTGTTCGGGTCCACCAACGCCCATCGAGAAATAAGGAAAAAAATGATGGATAAATGCCGTCTGGATGCTGTAATTTCCATGCCTTCTGGTGTGTTTAAACCTTATGCGGGCGTGTCTACAGGTGTGTTGTTCTTTACCAAAGGGGAACCAACAGAAAATGTGTGGTTCTATGATATGACTGCAGATGGTTTTTCCCTGGATGATAAGCGCACATTCATAGATGGGAAGGGTGACATACCTGACATCATAGAAAAGTTCCAGAAAAGGTATGAAAACGACTTTACAGACAGGACGGCGAAGTGCTTCTTTGTGTCTGCGGATGAAATAAGGGAAAACAATTATGACCTCAGTATTTCGAAATACAAGGAAATCAAGTACGAAGAAGTTGAGTATGAGCCACTTGATAAATTATACCAGAGATGGCAAACCGACGAGCAAGCAATCAGAACCAAGATGGAAAGTCTAAAACAAAACTTCAGTGGTTTATTCGAGTCCCAAAAATAA
- a CDS encoding Hsp20/alpha crystallin family protein: protein MKLPIKRPSRDVYSWDPFDEIRRMQEYMEQMKRAFPELENRYVSETLSPLTDVAEEDNKIIVTTDLPGIDRENVELNLRDNFLVITTEKKKEEETEKEGYLRKERSSMRYYREIPLPDGVTEEGATAQLKNGVLTVTLPKTKSITGNRIQIE from the coding sequence ATGAAACTTCCAATAAAGAGACCATCCCGTGACGTGTACAGCTGGGACCCGTTTGATGAGATTAGAAGAATGCAGGAATATATGGAACAGATGAAGAGGGCATTTCCTGAACTGGAAAACAGGTATGTAAGCGAGACCTTATCCCCGCTGACCGATGTTGCGGAAGAAGACAACAAGATTATTGTTACAACCGATCTGCCTGGCATTGACAGGGAAAATGTCGAGCTGAACCTGAGGGACAACTTCCTTGTAATAACTACAGAGAAAAAGAAAGAAGAGGAAACAGAAAAAGAAGGCTACCTCAGAAAAGAAAGGTCTTCCATGCGCTACTACCGTGAAATTCCTCTTCCTGACGGCGTAACCGAAGAAGGGGCAACTGCCCAGCTCAAAAACGGCGTCTTAACAGTTACTCTGCCAAAAACGAAATCCATAACCGGAAACAGGATTCAGATTGAATGA
- a CDS encoding restriction endonuclease subunit S: protein MKVDRELPDGWEWTKIGDIINTISSGKKNLKTDGYEDVGDLPIIDQGQTLIAGYTNDKTHCVGCDLPVIIFGDHTKIAKYIDFPFAVGADGTKILTTSRLDIDLKYLYYMIRSIKYPYEGYARFFKYLKEAIVPVPPFKVQHKIVEILDSIEEIKCLQADANSISNQIIQSAFLEMFGDPVINPRGWSTEKLEKLCLNIFGGGTPSKSISEYYEGKIPWVTPKDMKQDFILDSIDHISEKAIKESSTKLIPPNSLLMVIRSGILKTKLPVAINVCEVTMNQDMKAFVFDDKLTNSQFMLHFFKIYQRYLLNRVRSVTADNLEFSQIKNIDVILPPIELQQKFADFARFIEEIKCSQKNSTVIVNEMYNQILDKAFKGELVC from the coding sequence ATGAAAGTGGATAGAGAACTACCTGACGGATGGGAATGGACCAAAATTGGAGATATAATAAACACTATATCTTCTGGGAAAAAGAATCTTAAAACAGATGGATACGAAGATGTAGGCGATTTGCCTATAATAGATCAGGGTCAGACTCTGATTGCTGGTTATACAAACGATAAAACCCATTGTGTAGGTTGTGATTTGCCAGTTATAATATTTGGGGACCATACAAAAATAGCCAAATATATAGATTTTCCTTTTGCAGTTGGCGCGGATGGGACTAAAATTCTTACTACTAGCAGACTAGATATTGACCTCAAATATCTGTACTATATGATAAGATCAATCAAGTATCCGTATGAAGGATATGCTCGTTTTTTTAAGTATTTAAAAGAGGCTATTGTTCCTGTTCCTCCATTCAAAGTTCAGCACAAAATTGTAGAAATCCTAGATTCTATCGAAGAAATCAAATGCCTTCAAGCTGATGCTAACTCAATTTCCAACCAGATAATACAGAGTGCATTTTTAGAGATGTTTGGAGACCCCGTAATAAATCCAAGGGGTTGGAGTACAGAAAAACTTGAAAAATTGTGCTTGAATATATTTGGAGGCGGAACTCCTTCTAAATCCATATCAGAATATTATGAAGGAAAGATTCCGTGGGTTACTCCAAAAGATATGAAACAGGATTTTATTCTTGATAGCATTGACCATATTTCAGAAAAAGCCATTAAAGAAAGTTCAACAAAACTGATCCCTCCAAACTCTTTGCTCATGGTCATTCGAAGTGGAATTCTTAAAACGAAACTCCCTGTGGCAATAAACGTGTGCGAAGTTACAATGAATCAGGATATGAAGGCTTTTGTTTTTGACGATAAACTCACAAATTCACAATTCATGCTTCACTTCTTTAAGATATACCAGAGATATTTACTAAATCGTGTAAGATCCGTTACAGCTGACAACCTTGAGTTCAGCCAAATTAAGAATATAGATGTAATTTTGCCGCCGATCGAGCTGCAACAAAAATTTGCGGATTTTGCCAGATTCATTGAAGAAATCAAATGTAGCCAAAAAAATTCGACTGTCATTGTAAACGAGATGTACAATCAAATTCTTGACAAAGCATTCAAAGGTGAGCTCGTATGTTAG
- a CDS encoding phosphoglycerate kinase, whose translation MLRVMTSRNFLTIDDFDIRGKTILLRVDMNSPMDTQGHILDDMRIKSHIATLKDLESAKVVLLAHQSRPGKKDFTTMKPHAHLLSRYLGRQVTYVDDIFGTFAKTQIASMEDGDVIMLENVRFYSEESLERTPAEQANTYMVKKLSPFVDIFLNDAFAVAHRSHLSVVGFTEVLPSGAGRVMEKELTSLDRGVKGGERPSIFVLGGAKVDDSLRVTENVLTNGGADRVLLTGVVANVALAASGVNIGKANLDFIKSQGYEDQIEKARGLLAKFDDKIGLPKDVALNDNKKRVEVPISELNSDSLPINDIGLETIVDYTNEIQNSKTVVLNGPAGVSEIDEFALGTHEIIKAAIKSDFSIIGGGHISVEVAHLGLEHRFSHISTGGGACIDYLAGEKLPGVEALKAAYKKYQEAKKL comes from the coding sequence GTGCTGAGGGTAATGACTTCCAGAAACTTTCTTACAATCGATGATTTTGACATACGCGGAAAGACGATTCTTTTAAGGGTCGACATGAACTCTCCTATGGACACCCAGGGTCACATTCTGGACGATATGAGGATCAAGAGTCATATTGCGACTCTTAAAGACCTTGAAAGCGCAAAAGTCGTTCTGCTTGCGCACCAGAGCAGACCCGGGAAAAAAGATTTCACTACGATGAAACCTCATGCCCACCTGCTGTCCAGGTATCTGGGCAGGCAAGTTACTTATGTGGATGACATCTTCGGGACCTTTGCAAAAACCCAGATCGCTTCTATGGAAGACGGGGATGTCATTATGCTTGAAAACGTCAGGTTTTATTCGGAAGAAAGCCTGGAAAGAACGCCAGCCGAACAGGCCAATACATATATGGTTAAAAAACTGTCACCTTTTGTCGATATTTTCCTCAACGACGCTTTTGCAGTAGCTCACAGGTCTCACCTCTCTGTTGTAGGCTTTACCGAAGTCCTTCCATCTGGAGCCGGCAGGGTAATGGAAAAAGAACTTACGTCTCTGGACAGAGGGGTCAAGGGAGGGGAAAGGCCAAGCATTTTCGTGCTGGGTGGAGCAAAAGTGGACGACTCCCTGAGAGTGACCGAAAACGTCCTCACAAACGGAGGGGCGGATAGAGTACTTCTTACGGGAGTGGTTGCAAACGTTGCTCTTGCTGCTTCTGGAGTAAACATCGGAAAAGCCAACCTGGACTTCATTAAATCCCAGGGATACGAAGACCAGATCGAAAAGGCAAGAGGTTTACTTGCGAAGTTCGATGACAAAATCGGCCTTCCGAAAGATGTAGCCTTAAACGACAACAAAAAAAGAGTAGAAGTGCCTATATCTGAACTCAATTCCGATTCTCTGCCCATTAATGATATAGGGCTTGAAACAATTGTCGATTATACAAACGAAATCCAAAATTCCAAAACCGTTGTCCTGAATGGTCCTGCCGGAGTTTCCGAAATTGACGAATTTGCCCTCGGGACTCATGAAATTATAAAAGCTGCCATAAAATCCGATTTCTCAATCATTGGAGGCGGGCATATCTCAGTTGAAGTCGCACATCTCGGGCTGGAACACCGCTTTTCACACATCAGCACAGGTGGAGGAGCCTGTATTGATTACCTTGCAGGAGAAAAGCTGCCCGGAGTTGAGGCTCTGAAGGCTGCCTATAAAAAATATCAGGAAGCTAAAAAGCTTTAA
- a CDS encoding MFS transporter, with the protein MNICNLQKNAFPNFFGNINPELYVLSLSRFCEDLGSGMLVALIPLYISDLGASFLSGLPLVARAGLVMTVFGLFSALTQPIMGRFSDRLDRRRPFILFGLIGYTFFSFLYSQVTNYEQLLFIRLLQGITVGATIPAVIAMVTHISTSETRGKSVGIYTTIRGVGFGLGPVVGGAIARYWGFDAGFYSCSLLGVISLVLVTFFVKETRSSPEPASEKIRSKKTYASVYSLAGAMLMMMVGIMMVVALLPEYEVRLEASELSLGVAVSAYIFARLLFQAPLGSLSDRIGRKKLIAGGLFLSVPLVVGMGYIASVGQLILFRAFQGLLVAAIDTPAMALAADLSDGSSLGSRLSVITTAQAAGMAFGPIFGGFLAGYVTFVTPFYACALLMLLAGFVVIKKVEEPEKVTEPGTA; encoded by the coding sequence ATGAATATATGTAACCTGCAGAAGAATGCATTTCCGAACTTTTTCGGCAACATTAACCCTGAGCTTTACGTCCTCTCCCTCTCCAGATTTTGTGAAGACCTCGGTTCAGGAATGCTGGTTGCCCTGATTCCTTTATACATTTCTGACCTTGGGGCATCCTTTCTTTCCGGGCTCCCCCTTGTTGCCAGGGCAGGGCTTGTAATGACGGTTTTCGGGCTCTTTAGCGCCCTTACGCAGCCTATTATGGGCAGGTTTTCTGACAGGCTTGACCGCAGGAGACCTTTTATCCTCTTCGGGCTTATAGGGTACACCTTCTTTTCTTTCCTTTATTCGCAGGTAACAAACTACGAGCAGCTTCTTTTCATCCGGTTACTGCAGGGAATTACCGTTGGGGCAACCATACCTGCAGTTATCGCAATGGTTACGCATATTTCGACCTCCGAGACCCGGGGAAAATCTGTGGGGATTTATACGACTATCCGGGGTGTCGGCTTCGGGCTCGGGCCTGTTGTCGGAGGAGCTATAGCCAGGTACTGGGGCTTTGATGCCGGTTTTTACTCCTGCTCCCTGCTCGGAGTGATAAGCCTGGTTCTTGTGACCTTTTTCGTAAAAGAAACCCGAAGCTCTCCTGAACCTGCTTCCGAAAAAATACGCAGCAAAAAAACCTATGCTTCAGTCTATTCCCTTGCAGGTGCCATGCTAATGATGATGGTAGGGATAATGATGGTGGTCGCCCTTCTCCCCGAATATGAAGTCAGGCTTGAAGCGTCCGAGCTTTCCCTTGGAGTTGCGGTCTCAGCTTACATTTTTGCAAGGCTGCTCTTTCAGGCTCCTCTGGGTAGCCTTTCGGACAGGATAGGCAGAAAGAAACTGATCGCTGGTGGCCTTTTCCTTAGCGTCCCTCTGGTAGTAGGGATGGGCTACATAGCAAGCGTAGGCCAGCTTATCCTTTTCCGGGCCTTTCAGGGACTTCTCGTAGCCGCAATAGACACGCCTGCAATGGCGCTTGCAGCTGATCTTTCTGATGGCTCTTCTTTAGGTTCAAGGCTCAGCGTAATAACTACGGCACAGGCAGCAGGAATGGCTTTCGGTCCGATCTTCGGAGGCTTCCTTGCAGGATACGTGACCTTTGTGACACCTTTTTACGCCTGCGCTCTCCTTATGCTTCTGGCAGGCTTTGTAGTTATTAAAAAAGTAGAAGAGCCAGAGAAAGTAACCGAACCCGGGACTGCATAA
- a CDS encoding TIGR00296 family protein: MLTETEGRAAVELARKTIEKLLMGGRVPGPRDTGMDLPPVFGENRGVFVTLTENGMLRGCIGHPYPDSTLEQAIIDSAISAAARDPRFPPVVGEELDSIIVEVTILTQPEKINVPPEELPDKVEIGKHGLIVKQGYCQGLLLPQVAPEHGMDSIDFLGHTCMKAGLSPDAWVKGAEVYCFEGQIFKEKEPGGEVVEEKF, encoded by the coding sequence ATGCTTACAGAAACAGAAGGCAGGGCTGCAGTAGAGCTTGCAAGAAAAACCATTGAAAAGCTTCTAATGGGGGGCAGGGTCCCAGGACCCCGGGACACAGGCATGGATCTTCCACCGGTTTTCGGGGAAAACAGGGGAGTTTTTGTCACACTAACGGAAAACGGGATGCTGAGAGGCTGTATAGGGCATCCTTACCCTGACTCTACACTTGAGCAGGCTATCATTGACTCCGCAATCTCTGCAGCAGCGCGCGACCCACGTTTTCCTCCGGTTGTGGGAGAAGAGCTTGATAGTATCATTGTTGAGGTTACAATACTGACTCAACCTGAGAAAATCAATGTCCCTCCGGAAGAACTTCCGGATAAGGTAGAGATCGGCAAACACGGGCTCATTGTCAAACAGGGCTACTGCCAGGGACTGCTGCTTCCTCAGGTTGCGCCTGAGCATGGGATGGATTCCATAGATTTCCTGGGGCATACCTGCATGAAAGCCGGCCTTTCTCCGGATGCCTGGGTTAAAGGAGCAGAAGTCTACTGTTTTGAAGGGCAGATTTTCAAGGAAAAGGAACCCGGGGGCGAAGTCGTAGAGGAAAAGTTCTGA